In Thermotomaculum hydrothermale, a single genomic region encodes these proteins:
- a CDS encoding PAS domain S-box protein: MKKSKVPSILNKFSVAYLVQILVAFTISGFLFMGVSYFQKNKTFLKEINSYAESFANVIAYPLWSYDFDAVGRYTQVFAENKDVYAVSVFDDAGKTVISWVSPYSKEAIPAELSKKIIKPVFFNNKKIGAVEILYSKERLKSFVNSYILLMLCLIVVLTIIMLIGSRYLIKNYILVPFEILSDAIEEVEKGKYEYDAIGRDVKFREFGKLLNEIEKMVNAIKSREDELSEVNEELSILLKSMPDGFVLMDSGGNILQVNESFVEMFKYSEEKLKNMNVMDLSDETFSKNLFKNYLEEALKNGLTSFRWIAKSKDGRSFWIFVRLSVVVLKGEKYFIALVHDIDEEVKLQEKLKESEEKFRAFAENTKAAVFLYSEYFEYVNPATCQILGYSEEEMLKMHFWEVVHPEEQMLVKERGLKRLEGDEVPQSYEFRIVRKDGKVRWIEFVADHIEIKNRKLALGTAIDITPRKVYQEGLKQEKEKLAATLRSIAEGVVVLDEKGRVSIVNKAAEKLFNQKEKDLVGLNCNEVLSFYFEDELGTREIKKVSLSFKEIIEGYQNDKLFLYKDNGDELFVAVSGSPVRINQKILGGIVVISDITEHEIYKREIVKQKKLESLATLAAGIAHDFNNLLQVLQGNIELALIKASDDLKPILERAQISLKKATGLAQRLLTFAKGGAPIKKKIENVGEFLKNMANLFLAGSSIKTIFEIAPDLYPIEADPTQLEQVFNNIFTNARDVLKNKGTITIKAENFFYDKKKYASLPLKEKYLKYIHITIEDNGPGIPHEILERIFEPYFTTKKYGTGLGLAVAYSVISKHEGYITAENNPSGGAIFHIYLPVKEGLEEKPKPKIVKIEEKDVPHSVLKKGGKETIEDFDFSSLNILFMDDEEDVRDVAEDFAYALNCNIVCVANGEDAVKEYKDALNRGERFDIVFVDLTVVGGMGGEETLKELKKIDPDVKVVVSSGYAHSAAMSQFKKLGFVNVLPKPYLLEDFKRVIFESLSD, encoded by the coding sequence ATGAAAAAGAGCAAAGTCCCTTCTATTCTCAATAAATTTTCAGTAGCCTACCTTGTTCAAATACTTGTTGCTTTTACCATAAGCGGTTTTCTTTTTATGGGGGTTTCATATTTTCAAAAGAATAAAACATTTTTAAAGGAGATTAACAGTTATGCTGAATCTTTTGCAAATGTAATTGCATATCCCCTTTGGAGTTATGATTTTGACGCAGTAGGGAGATATACTCAGGTTTTTGCAGAAAACAAAGATGTGTATGCAGTTAGTGTTTTTGATGATGCTGGTAAAACTGTTATTTCCTGGGTTTCTCCATATTCTAAAGAGGCAATTCCCGCAGAATTGAGTAAAAAAATTATTAAGCCTGTTTTTTTTAATAATAAAAAAATAGGTGCTGTGGAGATTCTTTATTCTAAAGAAAGGTTAAAGAGTTTTGTCAATTCTTATATATTGCTAATGCTATGTTTGATTGTTGTGCTTACAATCATTATGTTAATAGGAAGCAGGTATTTAATTAAAAATTATATATTAGTTCCATTTGAAATATTAAGTGATGCTATTGAGGAGGTTGAAAAGGGTAAGTATGAGTATGATGCTATTGGTCGAGATGTGAAATTTAGAGAATTTGGAAAACTTCTAAATGAGATAGAAAAGATGGTAAATGCAATAAAAAGCAGGGAGGATGAATTAAGCGAGGTTAATGAGGAGTTAAGCATACTATTAAAATCGATGCCTGATGGGTTTGTTTTAATGGATTCAGGGGGGAATATCCTCCAGGTAAATGAAAGCTTTGTTGAAATGTTTAAATATTCAGAAGAAAAATTAAAAAATATGAATGTTATGGATTTAAGTGATGAAACATTTTCAAAAAACCTGTTTAAAAATTATTTAGAGGAAGCATTAAAAAATGGGTTAACCAGCTTTCGTTGGATTGCAAAATCCAAAGATGGAAGGTCATTCTGGATATTTGTCAGATTAAGTGTGGTGGTTTTAAAGGGTGAAAAATATTTTATTGCCCTTGTGCATGATATAGACGAAGAGGTAAAATTGCAGGAAAAATTAAAGGAAAGTGAAGAGAAGTTCAGGGCTTTTGCAGAAAATACCAAAGCTGCTGTTTTCCTTTATAGCGAGTATTTTGAATATGTGAATCCAGCAACATGTCAGATATTAGGCTATTCAGAAGAAGAGATGTTAAAAATGCATTTCTGGGAGGTTGTTCACCCGGAAGAACAGATGCTTGTGAAAGAAAGGGGATTAAAGAGGTTAGAAGGAGACGAAGTCCCGCAATCATACGAGTTCAGGATTGTAAGAAAAGACGGCAAAGTGAGATGGATTGAATTTGTTGCTGATCACATAGAGATAAAAAATAGAAAATTAGCATTAGGTACTGCCATTGATATAACCCCAAGAAAGGTTTACCAGGAAGGGCTAAAACAGGAAAAAGAAAAGCTTGCCGCAACTTTACGAAGCATTGCGGAAGGAGTTGTTGTCCTTGACGAAAAGGGAAGAGTAAGTATAGTGAACAAGGCTGCGGAAAAATTGTTTAACCAGAAAGAGAAGGATCTTGTAGGCCTGAATTGCAACGAGGTGCTTTCTTTTTATTTTGAGGATGAATTAGGCACAAGGGAAATTAAGAAAGTTTCCCTGAGTTTTAAAGAAATTATTGAAGGTTATCAGAATGATAAGCTTTTTCTTTATAAAGATAATGGAGATGAGCTTTTTGTCGCTGTTTCAGGCTCTCCTGTCAGGATTAATCAAAAAATTTTAGGGGGTATTGTAGTAATAAGTGATATTACCGAACATGAGATTTACAAAAGAGAAATTGTAAAACAGAAGAAACTTGAATCACTGGCTACCCTTGCTGCTGGTATTGCACACGATTTTAACAATTTACTACAAGTTTTGCAGGGTAATATTGAATTAGCTTTGATTAAGGCGTCTGATGATTTAAAACCTATTCTTGAAAGGGCACAAATTTCTTTAAAGAAGGCAACAGGATTGGCTCAAAGGCTTTTGACTTTTGCCAAAGGAGGAGCACCAATAAAAAAGAAAATTGAAAATGTGGGAGAATTTCTGAAAAATATGGCAAATCTTTTCCTTGCAGGCAGTTCAATAAAGACAATTTTTGAAATTGCTCCTGATCTGTATCCAATTGAAGCAGATCCCACTCAGCTGGAACAGGTTTTTAATAATATTTTTACCAATGCAAGGGATGTTTTAAAAAACAAAGGAACAATTACAATAAAAGCAGAAAACTTTTTCTACGATAAAAAAAAGTATGCTTCATTGCCATTAAAAGAGAAATATCTAAAATATATTCATATAACGATTGAAGATAATGGCCCAGGTATTCCCCATGAGATTCTTGAAAGAATTTTTGAGCCTTACTTTACAACCAAAAAATACGGTACAGGGCTGGGTCTTGCAGTTGCATATTCTGTAATTTCAAAACATGAAGGATATATAACCGCTGAAAATAATCCATCAGGTGGAGCAATTTTTCATATTTATTTGCCTGTAAAAGAAGGGTTAGAGGAAAAACCTAAACCAAAAATTGTAAAAATTGAAGAGAAAGATGTTCCCCATAGTGTTCTCAAAAAAGGTGGGAAAGAGACTATAGAGGATTTTGATTTTTCAAGCTTGAACATACTTTTTATGGATGATGAAGAAGATGTAAGGGATGTTGCCGAGGATTTTGCATATGCTTTAAATTGCAACATAGTATGTGTTGCCAATGGAGAAGACGCTGTAAAAGAGTATAAAGATGCACTTAATAGAGGTGAAAGGTTTGATATTGTTTTTGTTGATTTAACAGTTGTTGGTGGGATGGGTGGAGAGGAAACATTAAAAGAGTTAAAGAAAATTGACCCTGATGTAAAGGTTGTTGTCTCAAGCGGTTATGCACATTCAGCTGCCATGTCTCAGTTTAAAAAGCTGGGTTTTGTAAATGTTCTGCCTAAACCTTATCTGCTTGAAGATTTTAAAAGAGTAATTTTTGAAAGTTTGAGTGATTAA
- the glmU gene encoding bifunctional UDP-N-acetylglucosamine diphosphorylase/glucosamine-1-phosphate N-acetyltransferase GlmU has translation MTIKWLILAAGEGKRMKSSIPKVFHKVAGIPILFRILRIGESLRIKTGVVLGKNINKAKEFLQNIPVELFEQKERLGTAHAVMCASEFYSNPEGYTLITPGDIPLLEKEDIENFITFTLERDTDASILAFYTKNPAGYGRVFEKDGEFFNIIEEKDANEEEKKNNLVNSGIYLFKNSLLTQYLKEISNNNAQGEYYLTDLPAILKHKNYSVVVYKTEKEENFYGVNDRKQLADADRIAIHRNIEKHLANGVTIYQPETVRIEDNVEIGNDTIIYPGVIVEQGSKIGKNCVLKSGCVIIESLIGNNTTILEYSHLEGAKISSNCSIGPFARLRPGTEIETNVKVGNFVETKKAILKNGVKASHLSYLGDCEIGENTNIGAGTITCNYDGEKKHKTIIGKNCFIGSDTQLVAPVKIGDFSYIGAGSTITNNVPECSLALSRAKQKVIEGWPKKKGKKCHN, from the coding sequence ATGACAATTAAATGGCTTATTCTTGCCGCAGGAGAAGGGAAGAGGATGAAATCCTCAATCCCCAAGGTTTTCCATAAAGTAGCAGGGATTCCTATACTTTTTAGAATATTAAGAATAGGGGAAAGCTTAAGAATTAAAACAGGAGTGGTTTTAGGCAAAAATATTAACAAAGCAAAAGAATTTTTACAAAACATTCCTGTGGAGCTATTTGAACAAAAGGAGAGATTGGGAACTGCCCACGCAGTAATGTGCGCTTCTGAATTTTACTCTAATCCAGAAGGGTACACTTTAATTACTCCAGGGGATATACCGCTTTTAGAAAAAGAGGATATAGAAAACTTTATAACATTCACTTTGGAAAGGGATACCGATGCTTCCATTCTGGCGTTTTATACTAAAAACCCTGCAGGATACGGAAGGGTTTTTGAAAAAGACGGAGAGTTTTTCAACATAATTGAAGAAAAAGACGCAAATGAAGAAGAGAAGAAAAACAATCTGGTAAATTCAGGAATCTACCTCTTTAAAAATTCCCTTTTAACTCAATATTTAAAAGAGATATCAAACAATAATGCGCAGGGGGAATACTATTTAACAGATTTACCTGCAATACTTAAACATAAAAACTATTCGGTTGTGGTTTACAAAACAGAAAAGGAAGAAAATTTTTACGGTGTAAACGATAGAAAACAATTAGCAGATGCTGACAGAATAGCTATACACAGAAATATAGAAAAGCATTTGGCAAACGGTGTAACAATTTATCAACCTGAAACTGTAAGGATAGAGGATAATGTTGAAATAGGAAATGACACAATAATCTACCCGGGAGTAATTGTTGAACAGGGAAGTAAAATTGGTAAAAACTGTGTTTTAAAATCTGGTTGTGTAATTATTGAAAGTTTAATAGGGAACAATACTACAATTCTTGAATACTCTCATTTAGAAGGAGCTAAAATCTCCTCTAACTGTTCAATTGGACCTTTTGCAAGGCTGAGGCCTGGAACAGAAATTGAGACCAATGTTAAGGTTGGAAACTTTGTGGAAACAAAAAAAGCAATACTTAAAAATGGAGTAAAAGCTTCTCATCTTTCATACCTGGGAGATTGTGAAATAGGAGAAAACACAAATATAGGAGCAGGAACAATTACCTGCAACTACGACGGTGAGAAAAAACACAAAACAATTATAGGAAAAAATTGCTTCATAGGAAGCGATACTCAACTTGTTGCCCCGGTGAAAATAGGAGATTTTTCATACATAGGTGCTGGCTCAACAATAACAAACAATGTCCCTGAGTGTAGTCTTGCTTTATCAAGGGCAAAACAAAAGGTAATAGAAGGCTGGCCTAAAAAAAAGGGTAAAAAATGCCACAATTAA
- a CDS encoding DUF4388 domain-containing protein, with product MPQLKGSLELMGIADAMQFLSVSGDTGVLKITNYKETKKVYFKNGKIIATASENPNEYLGQFLISYGIITEKGLKEAIDAQKEKKMMLGKMLVEEGIVSEEKMKAFIKTKIEETIYSAFTWEEGEYEFVPGETIELDMLEVEVDPNAVILEAARRVDEWERIRKVIPSRDYIPVIIFDKVVDSLPLSPNHAKLLRAINGKKSVENIAMEFRSPEFYVFKNLFDCYQNGYIKFKKPGEIDLSLAKKSIRNKVFKLIEQGSFLEAFTLIEVLSFKYRDPKLANDLNKVLQKKVEEIVGDGSKIPKLTKTINEIAAMTFSPEEGFLISRINGSWDINSIIKISPIKENKARTIFAELYQKGIIKFDG from the coding sequence ATGCCACAATTAAAAGGCTCTTTAGAATTAATGGGAATTGCTGATGCAATGCAATTCCTGTCTGTAAGTGGCGACACAGGTGTTTTAAAAATTACAAATTATAAAGAAACCAAAAAGGTTTATTTTAAAAATGGAAAAATTATAGCAACTGCTTCAGAAAACCCAAACGAATACCTGGGACAATTCCTAATAAGTTATGGAATAATTACAGAAAAGGGGTTAAAAGAAGCCATAGATGCACAAAAAGAAAAAAAAATGATGTTAGGCAAGATGCTTGTTGAAGAAGGAATTGTTAGCGAAGAAAAAATGAAAGCCTTTATTAAAACAAAAATAGAAGAAACCATATACAGTGCTTTTACATGGGAAGAAGGGGAATACGAGTTTGTCCCTGGAGAAACTATTGAACTTGATATGCTGGAGGTAGAGGTAGATCCTAACGCAGTTATCTTAGAAGCAGCCAGAAGGGTTGACGAATGGGAGAGGATAAGAAAGGTAATTCCTTCAAGAGATTACATTCCAGTTATTATCTTTGACAAAGTTGTTGACTCTTTACCTCTTTCTCCCAACCATGCCAAACTTTTGAGAGCCATAAACGGGAAAAAAAGTGTTGAAAATATTGCAATGGAATTCCGCTCTCCTGAATTTTATGTGTTTAAAAACCTTTTTGATTGCTACCAGAATGGTTATATAAAGTTTAAAAAACCAGGCGAAATAGACCTTTCGCTCGCCAAAAAAAGCATTAGAAACAAAGTTTTTAAATTAATAGAACAGGGTTCATTTTTAGAAGCATTTACACTTATTGAAGTACTATCCTTTAAATACAGAGACCCCAAGCTTGCAAACGATTTAAACAAAGTACTCCAGAAAAAGGTTGAGGAAATTGTGGGAGACGGAAGCAAAATACCAAAATTAACAAAAACAATTAATGAAATTGCTGCAATGACTTTTTCACCTGAAGAGGGATTTTTAATTTCAAGGATTAATGGAAGCTGGGACATAAACTCAATTATTAAAATTTCTCCAATAAAGGAAAACAAAGCAAGAACAATATTTGCTGAACTTTATCAAAAAGGTATAATTAAGTTTGATGGATAA
- a CDS encoding energy transducer TonB, protein MDKKDVLKDLEFENPVEIRNIEELPKKNRNYIYVLIIVLLIAGIAFLGYREFTRQNEINKLKKQIEVLNKKLSQKENELAEISQKLENIQSVFSKTSKNKKELLKNITRLESQVKEQKKKVKKLSKKITSLQNELKRLENKNKKLETEKKKLEKIVEEKDKMIAKKDKEIKEISNKLEQQSITLKNLRETFSMESTASKKLISELISEQKKNQKLLKENLELKTKIEKLNKKIYKLETVEEGDLVPSSEMLTLAKPLISMPAKIKTRGLFSKVKGFAVVNALIDEYGKVKNAYFISSNIPEDKVDRGILINRVLTTVKKWKFSPPLYKGKTAVKTWQPVIVPVESE, encoded by the coding sequence ATGGATAAGAAAGATGTTTTAAAGGATTTAGAGTTTGAAAATCCTGTTGAGATTAGAAATATAGAAGAACTACCTAAAAAAAACAGGAACTATATCTATGTGTTAATTATAGTTTTACTTATAGCAGGGATAGCATTTTTAGGATACAGAGAATTTACCCGCCAGAATGAAATTAATAAATTAAAAAAGCAAATAGAAGTTTTAAATAAAAAATTGTCCCAGAAAGAAAATGAATTGGCAGAAATCTCACAAAAACTTGAAAATATTCAGTCTGTTTTCTCAAAAACAAGCAAAAACAAAAAAGAATTGCTAAAAAACATAACCAGACTTGAAAGCCAGGTAAAAGAACAAAAGAAAAAAGTTAAAAAATTATCAAAGAAAATAACCAGCCTCCAAAATGAATTAAAAAGGCTTGAAAACAAAAATAAAAAATTAGAAACTGAAAAGAAAAAACTTGAGAAAATAGTTGAAGAGAAAGACAAAATGATTGCAAAAAAGGATAAAGAAATAAAAGAGATTTCCAACAAACTTGAACAGCAATCAATAACCTTAAAAAACCTTAGAGAAACATTCTCAATGGAGTCAACTGCTTCAAAAAAACTCATTTCAGAGTTAATTTCTGAACAAAAGAAAAACCAAAAACTATTAAAAGAAAACCTTGAATTAAAAACTAAAATTGAAAAACTTAACAAAAAGATTTATAAACTTGAGACAGTAGAAGAAGGGGATCTGGTGCCCTCTTCAGAGATGCTCACCCTTGCCAAACCATTAATATCTATGCCTGCAAAAATAAAAACGAGGGGACTGTTTTCAAAGGTTAAAGGTTTTGCAGTTGTAAACGCACTAATAGACGAATATGGAAAAGTAAAAAATGCTTATTTTATTTCTTCAAATATCCCTGAAGACAAAGTGGACAGGGGAATTTTAATAAACAGGGTATTAACAACTGTGAAAAAGTGGAAATTCTCCCCACCCCTTTATAAGGGGAAAACAGCAGTTAAAACCTGGCAGCCTGTAATTGTCCCTGTTGAAAGTGAATAA
- a CDS encoding ComF family protein, whose amino-acid sequence MLEKIIYPECYCCKKVVKRIKFGLCEECLGSLTKVEFESRCKYCSFPLPSGSNICGRCFKEKREFDGGFFLFPYNDCGKALIHSIKFKDKIEYLKILESFNLQIHEFLQDKEIEVLTYVPSSIYHYLKRGYSVPREIGKILSSSLGIPLKKLVFTRKPFKKLLSSTKTASERRKIVKSFFRVRSKHQYKSLLLVDDVFTTGATVNRISKLLKREEIAEKVYFLTLAMVIDR is encoded by the coding sequence ATGCTTGAAAAGATAATTTATCCTGAATGTTATTGCTGTAAAAAGGTGGTAAAGAGAATTAAATTTGGTCTATGTGAAGAATGTCTTGGGTCTTTAACTAAAGTTGAGTTTGAATCAAGGTGTAAGTATTGCTCTTTTCCTTTGCCTTCTGGTTCAAATATATGCGGAAGGTGTTTTAAAGAAAAGAGGGAGTTTGACGGGGGATTTTTTCTGTTCCCCTATAATGATTGTGGGAAAGCGCTTATTCATAGTATAAAGTTTAAGGATAAAATTGAATATCTGAAAATCCTTGAATCTTTTAATTTACAAATACACGAGTTTTTGCAAGATAAGGAGATTGAGGTTTTAACTTATGTTCCTTCTTCAATTTACCATTATTTGAAAAGAGGATATTCAGTTCCCAGGGAGATCGGGAAAATTTTATCAAGCAGTCTGGGAATTCCGTTAAAAAAATTGGTTTTCACTAGAAAACCTTTTAAAAAGCTTTTGTCATCAACAAAAACAGCTTCAGAGAGGAGAAAAATTGTAAAGAGTTTTTTCAGGGTAAGGAGCAAACATCAGTATAAAAGTCTGCTTTTGGTTGACGATGTGTTTACAACAGGGGCAACGGTAAATAGAATTTCAAAATTGTTAAAAAGAGAAGAAATAGCGGAAAAAGTTTATTTTTTAACTTTGGCAATGGTTATTGATAGATGA
- a CDS encoding glycoside hydrolase family 57 protein has product MGKAKILFLFHMHQPYYVDIAEGKAIMPWVRLHGIKGYYDIPYLIDKLKNTKITVNLVPSLIEQINLYSEGKISDLYLDLTLKDPALMSDNEKLFLIDNFFSVNFKNFIEPNSNYKRLFELRGDSDDLDELRKRLSYFTNSDLRDLQALFNLSWFGFAARREFKELKTLFEKQGNYSIEDIRLIVDIQFKVLKRIIPLYRKLLKEGKIEISISPYFHPILPLIIDSDIGKISLPDKPFPPKFSYPEHARMHVTEGIRLFEEVFGEKPYGMWPSEGSVSDDALELISDCGLKWIATDEEILKKSGFGNRHKFEFLYKPYSFRDKLSCFFRDREISDKIGFVYYNFKVDDAVKDFLAHIEKIYNFNKDKGVIVPVIFDGENPWEFYPDLAVNFLFSLFEGIEGSNFAETSTFYQVVESFRGERLESIWPGSWINANFAIWIGHHEMNTAWSYLGRTAAFFEEKSKGFEDEVLLEKAKKELMVAEGSDWFWWYGDDFKVKGQEKFDLLFLKHLSNVYRFLGEEVPVFLKTPIKKPTSLPKPKMPVSLISPDIDGEITNFFEWNGAGEFTPQGKGGAMFEGETPVEKIMFGQDLKNIYFLIALRDKVESIKLFLQDKNFFCLNFPLTQGVFKVPLSISKGRDFENTEFFAKVGVDKVVEIEINGDVFNFEGRDTLKFALSVMGMKETRIPEFGFFETGITFPPFERFLINF; this is encoded by the coding sequence ATGGGTAAAGCAAAGATTCTTTTTTTATTTCATATGCACCAGCCATACTATGTGGATATAGCAGAAGGAAAGGCTATAATGCCATGGGTAAGGCTTCACGGGATTAAGGGGTATTATGATATCCCCTATCTTATTGATAAACTTAAAAATACTAAAATAACAGTCAACCTTGTGCCCTCATTGATAGAGCAAATAAATCTTTATTCTGAGGGAAAGATAAGTGATTTGTACCTTGATTTAACACTTAAAGACCCTGCTTTAATGAGTGATAATGAGAAACTTTTTCTTATAGACAACTTTTTCTCGGTGAATTTTAAAAACTTTATTGAGCCTAATTCCAATTACAAGAGGCTTTTTGAATTGAGGGGAGACTCAGATGATTTGGATGAATTAAGGAAAAGGCTTTCCTATTTTACAAACTCAGATTTAAGGGATTTGCAGGCATTGTTCAACCTTTCATGGTTTGGTTTTGCTGCAAGAAGGGAGTTTAAAGAGCTTAAAACTCTTTTTGAGAAACAGGGCAATTATTCAATAGAAGATATAAGGCTTATAGTTGATATTCAATTTAAGGTTTTAAAAAGGATTATTCCCCTTTATAGAAAGCTTTTAAAAGAGGGAAAGATAGAGATTTCAATTTCCCCTTATTTTCACCCTATTTTACCCCTCATTATTGATTCTGATATTGGAAAAATTAGTTTGCCTGACAAACCTTTTCCTCCAAAGTTTTCATATCCTGAGCATGCAAGGATGCATGTAACTGAGGGTATCAGGCTTTTTGAAGAGGTTTTCGGAGAGAAGCCTTATGGTATGTGGCCGTCTGAAGGCTCAGTTTCAGACGATGCCCTTGAATTGATTTCAGATTGTGGGTTAAAGTGGATTGCAACAGATGAAGAGATTTTAAAAAAGAGTGGGTTTGGAAACAGGCATAAGTTTGAGTTTTTATACAAACCGTATAGTTTTAGAGATAAATTGTCGTGTTTTTTCAGAGATAGAGAGATTTCAGACAAAATAGGCTTTGTTTATTACAATTTCAAAGTAGATGATGCGGTAAAGGATTTTTTAGCCCATATTGAGAAAATTTATAATTTTAACAAGGATAAAGGTGTTATTGTTCCTGTTATCTTTGACGGGGAAAATCCATGGGAGTTTTATCCTGATTTAGCGGTAAACTTTCTTTTTTCTCTCTTTGAAGGAATTGAGGGGAGTAATTTTGCAGAAACTTCAACCTTTTATCAGGTTGTTGAAAGCTTTAGGGGAGAACGTTTAGAGTCAATCTGGCCTGGTTCATGGATTAATGCAAATTTTGCTATATGGATAGGGCATCACGAAATGAATACTGCATGGTCTTATTTGGGAAGGACTGCTGCCTTTTTTGAAGAGAAGTCAAAAGGTTTTGAAGATGAGGTATTACTTGAAAAGGCTAAAAAAGAGTTGATGGTAGCCGAGGGTAGCGATTGGTTCTGGTGGTATGGAGATGATTTTAAGGTAAAGGGTCAGGAGAAGTTTGATTTGTTATTTTTAAAACATCTGTCAAATGTGTACAGGTTTTTAGGGGAAGAGGTTCCTGTATTTTTAAAAACACCTATAAAGAAGCCTACATCATTGCCAAAACCGAAAATGCCTGTTTCTCTTATCTCTCCCGACATAGATGGGGAAATTACAAACTTCTTTGAATGGAATGGGGCAGGAGAGTTTACCCCTCAAGGTAAAGGGGGGGCAATGTTTGAGGGTGAAACACCTGTTGAAAAAATAATGTTTGGCCAGGATTTAAAAAACATTTATTTTCTTATTGCTTTAAGAGATAAAGTAGAATCAATAAAACTTTTTTTGCAGGACAAAAACTTTTTTTGTCTCAATTTTCCTTTAACTCAGGGCGTTTTTAAAGTTCCTCTTTCTATTTCAAAGGGGAGAGATTTTGAAAATACTGAGTTTTTTGCAAAGGTTGGAGTGGATAAAGTGGTTGAAATAGAAATTAATGGAGATGTTTTTAACTTTGAGGGTAGGGATACACTGAAGTTTGCATTAAGTGTTATGGGAATGAAAGAAACAAGAATTCCTGAATTTGGCTTTTTTGAAACAGGCATAACTTTTCCTCCCTTTGAAAGATTTTTAATCAATTTTTAA
- a CDS encoding DUF6677 family protein — MTKEKLEFEDYKYLIFAWLFPGLGHYLLGLKKKAYILGGIVIFMIAYGLYLKGHIYTPSDQLQLFQLGSLFELGMGPVYFILSFTPLREGVVKSFTFEYGTSFILTGAILNYFAIIDVADHILGRHKDSIWEEK, encoded by the coding sequence ATGACAAAAGAAAAACTTGAGTTTGAAGACTATAAATACCTGATTTTTGCGTGGCTTTTTCCTGGATTGGGGCATTACCTTTTAGGATTAAAGAAAAAGGCCTACATTTTAGGCGGAATTGTAATCTTTATGATAGCATACGGCCTTTACTTAAAAGGGCATATTTACACCCCCTCAGACCAGTTGCAATTATTTCAATTAGGCTCTTTATTTGAATTGGGGATGGGGCCTGTTTACTTTATACTTTCCTTCACTCCATTGAGAGAGGGTGTTGTTAAATCCTTCACCTTTGAATACGGCACTTCATTTATTCTTACAGGGGCTATTCTAAATTACTTTGCAATAATTGATGTTGCAGACCATATTTTAGGAAGGCATAAAGACTCAATCTGGGAAGAGAAATAA
- a CDS encoding Mrp/NBP35 family ATP-binding protein, with protein sequence MVKVSRIDIYEKLDKVIIPGANVSLVKYKGIRGLEIDEDGNVDIKVEVPKQAENNLKELEESVVKAIKSVENVKEVKVNISVNEKPYGTVEFKNLIPNVKFPILIGSGKGGVGKSTVSSNLAIAMAKLGHKVGLLDADFYGPSIAMMFGIKEEPVVNEKEKLVPFEKFGVKVMSLGFLLEEDTPVIWRGPLLMKALTQFLEDVEWGELDYLLIDLPPGTGDIQLSLAQNVKVKGAIAVTTPQDVALLDVKKAVTMFEKLNIPVMGVIENMSYFICHNCGTKHFIFSGNEMDTGDKLGLPVLGRIPIDSAIREGGDKGLPIVVGYPESPVTKEFLETAKIIAEKSGL encoded by the coding sequence ATGGTTAAAGTTTCAAGAATAGACATTTATGAAAAGTTAGATAAAGTTATTATCCCGGGCGCAAATGTTTCGCTTGTAAAATATAAGGGGATTAGAGGCCTTGAAATTGACGAAGACGGAAATGTTGACATCAAAGTTGAGGTACCAAAGCAGGCTGAAAACAATTTAAAAGAGCTTGAAGAAAGTGTTGTTAAAGCAATAAAATCTGTTGAAAATGTGAAAGAGGTTAAGGTTAATATCTCTGTCAACGAAAAGCCTTACGGTACAGTTGAGTTTAAAAACCTTATCCCAAATGTAAAATTCCCCATACTTATAGGAAGCGGCAAAGGCGGAGTTGGGAAATCAACTGTATCATCAAACCTTGCAATAGCAATGGCAAAATTAGGGCATAAAGTTGGGCTTTTAGACGCTGATTTTTACGGCCCAAGCATTGCTATGATGTTTGGCATAAAGGAAGAGCCTGTTGTAAATGAAAAAGAAAAACTTGTACCCTTTGAAAAATTCGGGGTAAAGGTTATGTCTTTAGGCTTTCTTTTAGAAGAGGATACCCCGGTAATCTGGAGAGGCCCTCTCTTAATGAAGGCATTGACACAGTTTCTTGAAGATGTGGAATGGGGAGAACTTGATTACCTTTTAATAGACCTGCCTCCTGGAACCGGAGACATTCAACTATCCCTTGCGCAAAATGTTAAGGTAAAGGGGGCAATAGCAGTTACCACTCCTCAGGATGTTGCGCTTTTAGATGTTAAAAAGGCTGTTACAATGTTTGAAAAATTAAACATTCCAGTTATGGGTGTTATTGAGAATATGAGTTACTTTATCTGCCACAACTGCGGAACAAAGCACTTTATTTTCAGTGGAAATGAGATGGATACTGGTGATAAATTAGGGCTTCCTGTTTTAGGAAGAATACCAATTGACTCTGCTATTAGAGAAGGTGGCGATAAAGGATTGCCAATAGTAGTTGGGTACCCTGAATCCCCTGTTACAAAGGAATTTTTAGAAACGGCAAAGATAATTGCGGAGAAAAGCGGTTTATAA